The genomic window AGGCGAGCATCCAGAACAGCGGGAACAGCATGACGACGGCGATGAGCACGGCCAGGGCCACGCTGAGCGCGGCCGCGACGCGGCGCCCGGCCACCCGCCCTCCTGCGGCCGACGCGGTCACGGTCCTTCCTCCGGGGAGCCGCGCAACAGGCGCATCACGGCCCCGACGGCCGCCACCAGGACCAGGAACAGCACGAAGGCCATCGCGCTGGCCCTGCCCGCCTGCCCGAACTCGAACGCCGAGCGGTAGACCTGGAACGACAGCACGTTCGTGGCGTTCGCCGGCCCGCCCTGGGTGAGCACGTAGACGGGCTCGAACACCTGCACCGTGTTGATGAGCGCGATGACGACGACGAAGAGCAGGGTGCGCCTCAACAGCGGCAGCGTGACGTGGAGCGTGCGCTGCAGTGCGTTGGCCCCGTCGATCACGGCCGCCTCGTAGTAGACGTCGGGGATCTGCGTCAGCCCGGCGATGACGAGGACCGTGTAGTAGCCAAGCGTCTGCCAGACGTTGAAGATGACCAGCGAGGGGAGCGCGGTGTCGACGGAGCCGAGCCACGCCTGACGCGGCACGCCGAACGCACCGAGGACCTGGTTGAGGGGACCGTAGAGCGGGGAGTAGAGGTAGCCCCAGATGATCGCCACCGCGATCGTGGGGATCATGTAAGGGACGAACAGGACCGACCGCAGCGCCGCCCGCCCGCGCGTGAGGCCGCGGTAGAGGAACTGGCCGAGCAGGAACGACAGCGGCAGTATCAGGACGAGGCACAGGCCCGCGTAGGCGAGCGTGTTGCGCAGGGCGGCGTTGAAGACGCGGTCGCCGAAGAGGCTCGCGAAGTTCTCGAGGCCCACGAACGTCATGCCCGAGAGCGGCGTGTACATCGACCACTCGTTGAGGCTGATCCACGCCGTGAGGAAGACCGGCGCCACGACGAAGGCCAGCAGCAGCCCCAGCCCCGGCGCCAGCAGCGCCCACGTCGCGGTCGACGCTCGCGTCAGCATGACGGCCCCATCACACGGCAACCGGCCGGGCGCGGTCCTCGCGGGTCGTGCCCGGCCGGCGCGTAGTTCACCTCAGCGGTCGAGGATCGCCTGGACGTCCCTGTCGGCCTGCTGCATCGCCTCCTCGGCGGTGAGCTGTCCGACCTCCATGGCCTCGAGGGCCTGCTGCACCGCGACCGTGGCCTCGGCGCCGCCGATCAGGGTGGGGAAGGGGACCGCGTTCCCGAGCTGGGAGACGTAGCCCTCGAGGAAGGGCGTGGCCAGCGCGTCCTGGTGAGCCTCGACGTCGCTGGTGCGGCTCGGCAGGATGCCCATCGACATGAGTATGT from Trueperaceae bacterium includes these protein-coding regions:
- a CDS encoding sugar ABC transporter permease, coding for MLTRASTATWALLAPGLGLLLAFVVAPVFLTAWISLNEWSMYTPLSGMTFVGLENFASLFGDRVFNAALRNTLAYAGLCLVLILPLSFLLGQFLYRGLTRGRAALRSVLFVPYMIPTIAVAIIWGYLYSPLYGPLNQVLGAFGVPRQAWLGSVDTALPSLVIFNVWQTLGYYTVLVIAGLTQIPDVYYEAAVIDGANALQRTLHVTLPLLRRTLLFVVVIALINTVQVFEPVYVLTQGGPANATNVLSFQVYRSAFEFGQAGRASAMAFVLFLVLVAAVGAVMRLLRGSPEEGP